A DNA window from Aquipuribacter hungaricus contains the following coding sequences:
- a CDS encoding pyridoxamine 5'-phosphate oxidase family protein, protein MEGLPRIETLDRRTCLELLAGAEVGRMVYAVPSEPPGVVPVSYVLDGPPGHEAVVVRTTHGSRLGRAVPGTAVSFEVDEIRTTTHEGWSIVASGVAEEVRDADVVRRVEERLRAWAPGYKDLVLRVPLERVSGRRLLSRDRVIQLPESPAPRWRQDAGWTPATRTAAEYRTDFDGR, encoded by the coding sequence TGGAGCTGCTGGCCGGGGCCGAGGTGGGGCGCATGGTCTACGCCGTCCCCTCCGAGCCGCCCGGCGTGGTCCCGGTCAGCTACGTGCTGGACGGGCCGCCGGGGCACGAGGCCGTCGTCGTGCGGACCACCCACGGCTCCCGCCTGGGGCGCGCCGTGCCGGGGACGGCGGTGTCGTTCGAGGTCGACGAGATCCGGACCACGACGCACGAGGGCTGGAGCATCGTGGCCAGCGGGGTCGCCGAGGAGGTCCGCGACGCCGACGTCGTCCGCCGGGTGGAGGAGCGGCTGCGGGCCTGGGCGCCCGGCTACAAGGACCTCGTCCTCCGGGTGCCGCTGGAGCGGGTCAGCGGGCGGCGGCTGCTGTCGCGCGACCGGGTGATCCAGCTGCCGGAGTCGCCGGCCCCCCGGTGGCGGCAGGACGCGGGCTGGACGCCGGCCACCCGGACGGCCGCGGAGTACCGCACCGACTTCGACGGACGCTGA